A stretch of Carboxydocella sporoproducens DSM 16521 DNA encodes these proteins:
- a CDS encoding flagellar hook-basal body protein, which translates to MIRTLWTAASGMTAQQANIDNIANNLANVNTTGYKKTSVEFQDLLYANLRENGRVLADGTTSPINFQLGLGVRVAGIRTEFSKGNLQATNNPFDLALTDDTFFEIRLPNGQVAYTRDGSFKINSEGRIVTVDGYQLSLQNKTADEVLISDPEAVSIAENGSIVMPRKTAVSADIYILKDAKTLVDNGTGFFTGDFEQWQPSDSQPNPPKDRYFKVEMPDGSEAYVRAGSFKVDSEGNIVTSLQVADGNGGFKPARLVSSSLPEVDKGVVQVDVGDDGKFVLTQEVGLIRRVRFTNPQGLEKRGQNLYFPTAASGPAETVSEDQAGVMSGFIETSNVQVAEEMVKMIMAQRAYELNSKAIQTADDMMQVANQLKR; encoded by the coding sequence ATGATACGGACTTTATGGACAGCGGCCAGCGGTATGACGGCCCAGCAGGCCAATATTGACAATATCGCCAACAACCTGGCAAACGTCAATACTACCGGTTACAAAAAGACTTCAGTGGAGTTTCAGGATCTGCTTTATGCCAATCTGCGGGAAAACGGCCGGGTGCTGGCTGATGGGACCACTTCCCCGATCAATTTCCAGCTGGGTTTGGGGGTAAGGGTGGCCGGGATCAGGACAGAGTTCAGCAAGGGCAATCTGCAGGCTACTAATAATCCCTTTGACCTGGCACTAACCGATGACACCTTTTTTGAAATCCGTCTGCCCAACGGCCAGGTCGCCTATACCAGGGATGGCTCCTTCAAAATTAATAGTGAAGGGCGGATTGTAACAGTAGATGGCTATCAGCTGTCCTTGCAGAACAAGACGGCCGATGAGGTGCTGATCAGCGATCCGGAAGCGGTATCCATTGCGGAAAATGGCAGTATTGTCATGCCCAGGAAAACTGCAGTATCAGCAGATATTTATATTCTTAAGGATGCCAAGACTCTGGTGGATAATGGCACTGGATTTTTCACCGGCGACTTTGAACAATGGCAACCATCAGACAGTCAGCCCAATCCGCCCAAAGACCGCTATTTCAAGGTAGAAATGCCCGATGGCAGTGAAGCCTATGTGCGGGCCGGCAGTTTCAAGGTGGACAGTGAAGGCAATATTGTCACCTCCCTGCAGGTTGCTGATGGCAATGGGGGGTTTAAACCCGCCAGGCTGGTCAGTTCCTCCCTGCCGGAAGTGGACAAGGGGGTAGTTCAGGTGGATGTAGGGGATGATGGCAAATTCGTTCTGACCCAGGAAGTGGGCCTGATTCGCCGGGTGCGGTTTACCAACCCGCAGGGTTTGGAGAAGAGGGGCCAGAACCTGTATTTCCCCACCGCTGCCTCTGGTCCGGCGGAAACCGTGTCTGAAGACCAGGCAGGGGTGATGAGTGGTTTTATTGAGACTTCCAATGTCCAGGTGGCTGAGGAAATGGTGAAAATGATTATGGCCCAGCGGGCTTATGAGCTGAATTCCAAGGCGATCCAGACCGCTGATGATATGATGCAGGTCGCCAACCAGCTCAAACGTTAA
- a CDS encoding rod-binding protein produces the protein MTVNGIGGPSPLKLAREAVKSTVPGEGQEFARVLEQAAKSADDKKLKGACQQMEALFLHQLLQRMRATVPKGGLFPEDNGEEIFRDMLDGELAMQMSKAGGIGLAEMLYQQLKPQK, from the coding sequence GTGACAGTTAATGGTATCGGTGGGCCCTCCCCGCTGAAACTGGCCCGGGAAGCGGTCAAGAGTACCGTTCCGGGTGAAGGGCAGGAGTTTGCCCGGGTGCTGGAACAGGCGGCCAAAAGCGCTGATGATAAGAAGCTGAAAGGGGCCTGCCAGCAGATGGAGGCTCTCTTTTTACACCAGCTCCTGCAGAGGATGCGGGCTACTGTTCCCAAAGGAGGACTGTTCCCGGAAGATAATGGAGAGGAGATCTTTCGGGATATGCTGGATGGGGAACTGGCGATGCAGATGAGCAAGGCCGGTGGGATTGGTCTGGCAGAAATGTTGTATCAACAGTTGAAACCGCAAAAATAG
- the flgF gene encoding flagellar basal-body rod protein FlgF → MIRGLYTAASGMVAQQKRMDTIANNMANVNTAGFKRDETVVEAFPQLLLSRLNDPGIPGADKGDVRPLVGGLGTGARLQAVLPIFTQGPLRQTEAPLDVAIAGNGFFVVQTPAGEAYTRNGAFQLDEQGYLVTSAGYRVLGQGGLIRVQPGSKVVIDEQGQVTANGQPVGKLRVVTFANPQALQKLGDSLFQGTGATPLAEPVLRPGFLEQSNVNPVLEMVNMLTAMRTYEAGQKTIQAEDQLLEKAVNEVGRV, encoded by the coding sequence TTGATCAGAGGATTATATACAGCAGCGTCCGGGATGGTGGCCCAGCAAAAACGCATGGACACCATCGCCAATAACATGGCCAATGTCAATACAGCCGGTTTCAAGCGAGATGAGACTGTCGTTGAAGCTTTTCCCCAGTTGCTGCTGAGCCGGCTCAATGACCCGGGAATTCCGGGGGCGGATAAAGGGGATGTACGGCCGCTGGTAGGTGGGCTGGGCACAGGTGCCCGTTTGCAGGCAGTGCTGCCTATCTTTACCCAGGGACCCTTGCGCCAGACGGAGGCACCGCTGGATGTGGCTATTGCCGGGAATGGCTTTTTCGTGGTTCAGACTCCTGCCGGAGAGGCCTACACCCGCAATGGCGCTTTCCAGCTGGATGAACAGGGGTACCTGGTCACCTCTGCCGGTTACCGGGTGCTGGGGCAGGGGGGACTGATTCGGGTTCAGCCCGGCAGCAAGGTGGTTATTGATGAACAGGGACAGGTAACAGCCAATGGTCAGCCGGTAGGAAAGCTGCGGGTGGTGACTTTTGCCAATCCCCAGGCCCTGCAGAAACTGGGGGACTCCCTCTTCCAGGGGACAGGAGCAACCCCGCTGGCGGAACCGGTGCTGCGTCCCGGTTTTCTGGAACAGTCCAATGTCAATCCGGTACTGGAAATGGTGAATATGCTGACGGCTATGCGGACCTATGAAGCCGGGCAAAAAACCATTCAGGCGGAAGACCAGCTTCTGGAGAAAGCTGTTAATGAAGTAGGCAGGGTATAA
- a CDS encoding LCP family protein, with product MQISRRIWIGMVLVVILNISGAATGWSSEQSINEPVAIFWHNGRELKALTILVMRADGSKAVIGTVPVFAYYASHRGGPGSRGLPQTVGEMFAAQGRTAVLTAVSTYLGLPLSKYVAIEQKAFASMSELVGPTTINGKEITMATAFEQTRLGIRHDDQQVVRAFSAKLRQPEEWWKLPRLAYLLIGAVDTNLTMQELWQYYSLYRQIGPERTYKEAVQGKDFYIDGVKYRAISPREWQEFFPRLLK from the coding sequence ATGCAGATTAGCAGAAGAATCTGGATAGGGATGGTGCTGGTCGTTATTCTGAACATTTCTGGTGCTGCAACCGGCTGGAGCAGTGAACAATCTATCAATGAACCAGTAGCTATTTTCTGGCATAATGGCCGAGAACTAAAAGCTCTTACTATTCTGGTCATGAGAGCTGATGGCAGCAAAGCGGTGATCGGAACCGTCCCTGTCTTCGCCTATTATGCCAGTCACCGCGGAGGGCCGGGCAGCCGGGGGCTACCGCAAACGGTGGGAGAGATGTTTGCTGCTCAAGGCCGGACGGCGGTACTAACAGCGGTAAGTACCTATCTGGGCCTACCGCTCAGCAAGTATGTAGCGATTGAGCAGAAAGCTTTTGCCAGCATGTCTGAACTGGTTGGACCCACCACCATCAATGGAAAAGAGATTACCATGGCAACGGCCTTTGAGCAAACCCGGCTGGGGATTAGACATGATGATCAGCAAGTGGTGAGAGCTTTTAGTGCCAAGCTCCGTCAACCGGAGGAATGGTGGAAACTGCCCCGGCTGGCCTATTTACTGATCGGGGCTGTAGATACCAATCTGACCATGCAGGAGCTCTGGCAATATTATTCCCTCTACCGGCAAATCGGACCGGAACGAACTTACAAGGAAGCCGTTCAGGGTAAGGATTTCTATATTGATGGTGTAAAATACCGGGCCATTTCTCCCCGGGAATGGCAGGAATTCTTCCCCCGCCTGTTGAAATAA